A window of Acinetobacter sp. TR3 contains these coding sequences:
- a CDS encoding saccharopine dehydrogenase family protein, producing MTNTNNLNWMIYGANGYTGELIAREAVRQGLKPILAGRNQTKVAELAQELGLEFRAFGLDEVTQISKQLEGLHLVMHCAGPFSSTSKPMMQACINAGAHYLDITGEISVFELAQSLDAQAQQANIVLCPGVGFDVIPTDCVAAALKEALPDATHLALGFDSKTGLSPGTAKTSTEGMADGGKIRKNGKIITVPLAHHVRQIDFGDGQKSAMSVPWGDVATAFYTTGIANIEVFVPASPKVIFGAKMLNSLRPLLKLQVMQKMMKSIIGKSVVGPNAELRAKLPTYVWGEARNAQEQVKTARIQTENAYSLTVNGALTVVRYLLEQKVKGGTYTPAKLMGYQLVTQIKGSGALIIT from the coding sequence ATGACAAATACGAATAATTTAAATTGGATGATATACGGCGCGAATGGTTATACGGGTGAGCTAATTGCCCGAGAGGCTGTGCGACAAGGGCTAAAACCTATCTTGGCAGGACGTAATCAAACGAAAGTAGCTGAATTAGCTCAGGAACTTGGTCTTGAATTCCGTGCCTTTGGGCTAGATGAGGTTACTCAGATCAGCAAACAGTTAGAAGGTTTGCATCTAGTTATGCATTGTGCAGGGCCTTTCTCATCAACGTCAAAGCCGATGATGCAAGCATGTATTAATGCTGGTGCGCACTATTTAGATATTACAGGTGAGATTTCTGTTTTTGAATTGGCACAGTCTTTAGATGCTCAAGCACAGCAAGCAAATATTGTGCTCTGTCCAGGTGTTGGGTTTGACGTTATTCCAACAGATTGTGTCGCAGCTGCACTGAAAGAGGCTTTACCAGATGCAACTCATTTGGCATTGGGTTTTGATTCTAAAACTGGGCTTTCCCCCGGAACTGCAAAAACCAGTACCGAGGGTATGGCTGATGGCGGAAAAATCCGTAAAAATGGAAAAATCATTACAGTACCTTTAGCACACCATGTTCGCCAGATTGATTTTGGTGATGGTCAAAAAAGTGCAATGAGTGTACCTTGGGGCGATGTAGCTACGGCATTTTATACGACAGGAATTGCTAATATCGAGGTGTTTGTACCTGCATCCCCAAAAGTAATTTTTGGTGCAAAAATGTTGAATAGCTTGCGTCCGCTATTAAAACTTCAAGTCATGCAAAAAATGATGAAATCTATAATTGGAAAATCAGTTGTTGGACCTAATGCGGAGCTACGTGCCAAGCTCCCAACCTATGTATGGGGTGAGGCTAGAAATGCTCAAGAACAGGTCAAAACAGCACGAATTCAAACTGAAAATGCTTATAGCTTAACTGTGAATGGTGCGCTGACGGTAGTTCGTTATTTACTTGAACAAAAAGTGAAAGGTGGAACATATACGCCAGCCAAATTAATGGGTTATCAACTCGTAACCCAAATCAAAGGTTCAGGTGCATTAATTATTACTTAA
- a CDS encoding NADH:flavin oxidoreductase/NADH oxidase family protein, with protein sequence MNVFERLVFPNGSRIPNRIAKAAMEENMADLNHAPSEALMRLYQAWADGGVGLIITGNVMVDRRAMTGPGGVVLEDEKYLDTFKRWAQIGRSKGAQVWLQINHPGRQMQSNLGQQTWAPSAVALDLGKMSNRFNLPIEMTQEMIEEVIQRFANTARLGEKAGFNGVEIHAAHGYLLSQFLSPLSNKRQDRWGGSLENRARILIEVVKAVRAVVSEKFTVAVKLNSADFQRGGFSAEDAQEVVKMLNELPVDLVELSGGSYEAPAMQGQARDGRTLAREAYFLEFAQEIRKVAKMPVMVTGGIRRKQIAEQVIESGVDMVGIATALAIDPNLPNQWKQGQNIAPELRPITWENKTLASLANMATVKFQLRKLSLGKKTNSKVSPLWALILQQAAMARRTRQYKNNMRNYVAYQ encoded by the coding sequence ATGAATGTGTTTGAAAGACTGGTTTTCCCAAATGGTTCTCGTATTCCAAACCGCATTGCAAAAGCAGCAATGGAAGAAAATATGGCTGATCTAAACCATGCGCCATCAGAAGCATTAATGCGTTTATATCAAGCATGGGCAGATGGCGGTGTTGGTTTAATCATTACTGGAAATGTGATGGTAGATCGTCGTGCCATGACTGGACCAGGTGGTGTGGTACTAGAAGATGAAAAATATTTAGACACCTTTAAACGTTGGGCACAAATTGGGCGCTCTAAAGGTGCTCAAGTTTGGCTGCAAATCAATCATCCTGGTCGACAAATGCAATCGAATTTGGGACAACAAACTTGGGCACCATCAGCTGTTGCATTAGATCTAGGCAAAATGTCTAATCGCTTCAATCTTCCAATTGAAATGACGCAAGAGATGATTGAGGAGGTGATTCAACGTTTTGCTAATACCGCTCGTTTAGGTGAAAAAGCGGGATTTAATGGCGTGGAAATCCACGCTGCACATGGTTATTTACTTAGTCAGTTTTTATCACCACTAAGCAACAAACGGCAAGACCGATGGGGTGGCTCACTAGAAAATCGTGCGCGGATTTTGATTGAAGTAGTAAAAGCGGTACGTGCCGTCGTGTCAGAAAAATTTACGGTAGCCGTAAAATTGAATTCTGCTGATTTCCAGCGTGGTGGCTTCAGTGCAGAAGATGCTCAAGAAGTGGTGAAAATGTTGAACGAACTACCTGTAGATTTGGTTGAGCTCTCAGGTGGAAGTTATGAAGCACCTGCAATGCAAGGTCAAGCTAGAGATGGACGAACCTTAGCACGAGAAGCCTATTTTTTAGAGTTTGCCCAAGAGATTCGTAAAGTCGCGAAAATGCCAGTGATGGTAACAGGTGGAATTCGTCGTAAACAGATTGCAGAACAAGTGATTGAAAGTGGTGTCGATATGGTTGGAATTGCTACCGCTTTGGCAATCGATCCTAATTTACCAAACCAATGGAAACAAGGTCAAAATATTGCACCAGAGCTAAGACCTATTACTTGGGAAAATAAAACATTGGCTTCTCTAGCCAATATGGCGACAGTAAAATTCCAGTTGCGTAAACTAAGTTTAGGTAAAAAAACCAATTCCAAAGTTTCACCTCTATGGGCATTGATTTTACAGCAAGCTGCGATGGCACGTCGTACTCGCCAATATAAAAACAATATGCGTAATTATGTTGCGTATCAATAA